Below is a window of Nicotiana tabacum cultivar K326 chromosome 19, ASM71507v2, whole genome shotgun sequence DNA.
GATATACACTATCCAGAATCTGATGACACTTTAATGTGTAGGGCTTTCTAGCTTTTCTGAACCACTGATCTAGAATATCATATGCCTAGAAAGCCTGAATTTTGTAAGATACTTCCGTTTTTTTTCGTTTCCCATCCGGTTGCTGGTACCCGTTTTGGAGTCTCGACTAATCCGGATTCGCGCTGCACAAGACCCATTAAAGGAGTCCCGACTAATCCGGATTCGCGCTGCACAAGACCCATTAAAGGGAGAAGGGTTCCGTAACAAAAGATCATATGCCTAGAAAGACTGATTTTTGCAAGATGCTACTGTGTTTTAATAATGTAGTTGATATTCTCTGGatctcttaattatttttccAGTTGAAGGGGCTACTGTTTATGATCAGGACCCTACAATTGACGAGAGCCTAGTCAAACGTATTTTATGTAAAAATATGAAGTTTTGACTAATTTGTAaaagaagattatgaatgagaagaGTTTCCAGTTAACTTTTTTTTTACAAACATTTTATACATCAAGAATAATACTACTATATTTAGCTTCTTGGACTATTAGATGGCAAACATAAGGTCACCACATACTCTTTGAAACTCAGAAGGAGAGAAGAACAAGTATTGTTACATTTTTTTCATCAAAActtgtaatttttttcttttaaaagtttCGATGAATAAaagattaaacaaataaaaatacgAATAATTCTCTTTTGGAGTATTAAAGAGCAAATGCCACCAATATATACATAGAAATTTTCGTTGCCGTTGTTGCTGGTACCACGGCTCGTCTttaaatttctttcaaaaacaaatTTATGATTGCCTACGTATGAAAGCTTTTGTAAATTATAATCAATTCTtgttccttttttcatttttattcaaaACTAATAAAATGCTACTAGCTTTTAacaccctcccccctcccccaataaataaataaattataataagagaactttacataactgtcacaatttaaaagaaaaataacaaattcGTAGCATGAAATCCAATATTACAGTTGTGGcaggaaaatatttatatttgtagcataagttttattaaaatacgaatattaattatttatctctaaacataagcaatttgaatgaaaaatcaataattctttgtacaaaaatcatgccttttttttctttatctattagctttccttctttttcttcatcttcttaattttattttctatcgaaaccaatatattttctaaatttattccattcgttttctttttaattatctttcttaagtttttctcttccttctttcttcctttcttaacataaaaatcttacttcgataataatatacgttaatatatacaaaacgtatataaaaatatatatatattgaattaacacatataaaatatacaaaaaaatatacataaaaaatacatcttcaattaagATGCTACTTATAcatgtgaaatatacataaaaaaatatcttaaatttaattaagatggcatataaatatacaaaaaatatatatataaaaaatacatcctgaattaaaatggcacttgacatataaaatatatttgaaatatatattaaaaatatattttaaaataagatggtacttcacaaataaatatacaaaaattatatacataaaaatatattttgaattaaagtgatacttgatatacaaagtataaaagacgtataaatcaatacatcttgAATTTATGTGACATTCACATATGTATCAGATTTTAAAAAAtggagtgaagaagatgaatATTGGGCTTAGTTTTTGTAATAtactaataatgaaaaaaaagtactctttataaaataaataataaatgatactattttttaaataatagttaaaaaagGATCAAGTGTATAAAAAACTCTTACAAGGAATTTGGTAGGAACATAATAGAATGCATACATATTTAATTTCAGTTAATTTAAACCATAATCGTCTGCATTACTACAAGTAGGAACATAACCCCAATATAATATTTCGTATTATTTATATTACATTTTGTTGACATTGCATTTTTGGTTTAAGTAACGCTGGTATATCCCAATTTTAGTATCATTCTATACCGGATTCAGTATGGAGAACTTATACAAAAGATTCTTCACGACTCACGAGGATAAAATACAGAAAACCAAAATTACCTTGAtcaaatttctttcttttttatttcctttagAAAACATGAGTAACATcgtaaatttttatattttatgttatatacaaacaacaacaacaacaacaacaacaataactagtGGGGTATGggaaggatagtgtgtacgcataccttactcATACCCTAGGGCACATATGTTGTTTACAATAAACCATCGGCTCCCtcccaagaactccccaccttgctcttggatggctcgaactcacaaccccttggttggaagtggagaaGGCACACCACTAGAGGAACTCACTCTTGTCATTTTATGTTATATGTATATCTAAATTTTTAATGAAATGAGCCAGATATTCGCATATTGattatatataagaaaaaataattattaatctTTGTATTACAATTATTTTTTCGAGAATTGAAGGAGAGCCTTCGCGTAGGTGTCTAGGTGATAAAGTTGATACCATGTGATCAGAATATTACGGTTGGAGGTGTGGAACAAACTCTTGTATAAATGCATGTAAGGTTATACACAATAGATGCTTGTGATCCGGCAGTATATTACCGGAGCTCAGTGCACCgaattgccttttttttttttttctcccgAGAATTGAACTATCATTTTAGTGCTCTCCAATCCAATCAGAATGGAAAAAGAAGGGCTATATTTGAAAAAGGCCATACAACAGCAGAAAggtaaaaaatgaagaagaaacaaGAGCCAATTGAAACTGGGCAAATATCTGCAGCCAAGAAGAGACAGCAAAAATGGTGGTGGCACACTTGGGGGCTATTTCCTTTTCCTCCTGCATCCCTAATTCTTTATCTTGCCCTCGTCTCATGCACCCCTCCATTAACAAGAATAAACCTCTAATTGGTATGCCTCTTTACAAAATGAACCATTTTTAGTTTAATGCTCTTACGAATTGCTCGTTTAGCTTATTTTCTCTGTGTGATGTTGACATTTTGCATAAAGATTTCAACTTTCTGTGCTTATCTCTTTGTTTTCCTAGTACTTCTAATTTTCTTATAGAAATTTGCACCGTAATGTGGAGATTTTCCCTATACCTGATGGTTTCAAATGAATTTTGGAGCTCTCTAATTGGCAAACTTTAATCATGGAATTTCCCACTTAATTCTTTTTCTGATGTTAATTTGAAACTCAGGGGTTTGGGGGTTAGCTTAGAGGCGTTATTTATGGTTCATGGTGAACTTAATCTGTAAGGTGTGATGACTTGTCAAGCTTATTACAAATACATAAAATCTCTGTTGTCAAAAAAATATGATGTATTCAATGATCATTTTTCTTCTCTGTACTTTGTTTCATTGTCTAGCAATATTCATTGATGGAATGAGCAGAATAGAGCTTGTGTGTACTAGGTCAACCATGGATACTATATTGGTGAGTCAGTGCATCCGTGAGAAGCTAGAATCTAGTTCCATGCCAGTGTGCGCTTCAGGTCTACCTTAGAACTCTCCGAACTCATTTTGAAATGTGAAAGGAGTTTTCTTGTGATTGCAATTTTAGCGTTAAAAGGCCTCATCATCCTGTGCATCTGTTGATCATGGAAGATGCATTTAATTTTTAGGGTTTAGATCCAACTTGATGATATATGCATGAATTAACAAACATTCATTTCCATTTCAAGTGTATTCACTCCCTGAAATTCGACAGTGGCTGCAATGAGTGATGATCCTATTCGGGAATGGATCCTTTCAGAAGGAAAGGCAACACAGATCAGAGGAATCTGTCCCATTGGTGGTGGGTGCATAAATCGTGCAACACGTTATGATACTGATGCCGGTTCCTTTTTTGTTAAAACGAACAggtatttgattatttttttccttGTCAAACATTGAACAGATTAGGTAGATGGTTGCTTAATATGGTGTTGTTAAATGTGATAGATGGCTTATACGGTATTGTTAAATATGATAGATGGTTGCTTATACATTATTGTTAAAAATCTAATCAGGAGTATTGGACCATCAATGTTTGAGGGAGAGGCATTGGGTTTAAATTCTATGTACGAAACAGGGTCAATCCGTGTACCAAAACCATATAAAGTAAGCATttcaattgtttttttttcttttgtcctgaaCTCTGTAGAGTATCCCCTCCTCTCCCtccagaaaagaaataaaaaagagtaAAGAAAGTTCACAAGTGTAACCTAGATGAGATTGTTGCATGCATTGTGTAGGTTGGATCTCTGCCGACAGGCGGCTCATACATCATAATGGAATTTATTGAGTTTGGTGCATCTAGAGGCAATCAGGTGAGAGTGACTTTTCATATTCTTTTCTCCATAATTACTTTGTTCTTCATGctttttttttggttaatttgaTAACAGCATTCAGATACTTTACCATTTACGgcttttcagtcagcattaggaagGAAGCTTGCTGAAATGCATAAAGCAGCAAAGTCTGAGAAGGGTTTTGGCTTTCATGTTGAGAATACTATTGGCAGGTATCATATCAAAACTCTTCCACAGTTATGAGGATGCATTTCACAAAAAACACTAGATGATGCATTGCGCACACACACTTATTTAAAGTTTAGCCATTCCACTGCTCTCTGTATAAATAGAAGGATTGTGAGTAGCATTTACTATaggtaaccaaaaaaaaaaagtgaaaggaGAAATATTTAATTTCATATCTAGTATTTGAAGTTGGAGTTTTCTCGTCATTCATGTTTCTTCATATATTAAAGTGTAATCTGATCGAAGATATAAATGGCTGAATGTTTGTGCATTTGTGTAGTACTCCGCAGATAAACACTTGGACCTCAGATTGGATCGAATTTTACGCGGAGCACAGATTGGGAAAACCATGTGATCAGAATTTCTTTCTGTGACTCACGAGGATAAAATACAGAAAACCAAAATTACCTTGAtcaaatttctttcttttttatttcctttagAAAACATGAGTAACATcgtaaatttttatattttatgttatatacaaacaacaacaacaacaacaacaacaataactagtGGGGTATGggaaggatagtgtgtacgcataccttactcATACCCTAGGGCACATATGTTGTTTACAATAAACCATCGGCTCCCtcccaagaactccccaccttgctcttggatggctcgaactcacaaccccttggttggaagtggagaaGGCACACCACTAGAGGAACTCACTCTTGTCATTTTATGTTATATGTATATCTAAATTTTTAATGAAATGAGCCAGATATTCGCATATTGattatatataagaaaaaataattattaatctTTGTATTACAATTATTTTTTCGAGAATTGAAGGAGAGCCTTCGCGTAGGTGTCTAGGTGATAAAGTTGATACCATGTGATCAGAATATTACGGTTGGAGGTGTGGAACAAACTCTTGTATAAATGCATGTAAGGTTATACACAATAGATGCTTGTGATCCGGCAGTATATTACCGGAGCTCAGTGCACCgaattgccttttttttttttttctcccgAGAATTGAACTATCATTTTAGTGCTCTCCAATCCAATCAGAATGGAAAAAGAAGGGCTATATTTGAAAAAGGCCATACAACAGCAGAAAggtaaaaaatgaagaagaaacaaGAGCCAATTGAAACTGGGCAAATATCTGCAGCCAAGAAGAGACAGCAAAAATGGTGGTGGCACACTTGGGGGCTATTTCCTTTTCCTCCTGCATCCCTAATTCTTTATCTTGCCCTCGTCTCATGCACCCCTCCATTAACAAGAATAAACCTCTAATTGGTATGCCTCTTTACAAAATGAACCATTTTTAGTTTAATGCTCTTACGAATTGCTCGTTTAGCTTATTTTCTCTGTGTGATGTTGACATTTTGCATAAAGATTTCAACTTTCTGTGCTTATCTCTTTGTTTTCCTAGTACTTCTAATTTTCTTATAGAAATTTGCACCGTAATGTGGAGATTTTCCCTATACCTGATGGTTTCAAATGAATTTTGGAGCTCTCTAATTGGCAAACTTTAATCATGGAATTTCCCACTTAATTCTTTTTCTGATGTTAATTTGAAACTCAGGGGTTTGGGGGTTAGCTTAGAGGCGTTATTTATGGTTCATGGTGAACTTAATCTGTAAGGTGTGATGACTTGTCAAGCTTATTACAAATACATAAAATCTCTGTTGTCAAAAAAATATGATGTATTCAATGATCATTTTTCTTCTCTGTACTTTGTTTCATTGTCTAGCAATATTCATTGATGGAATGAGCAGAATAGAGCTTGTGTGTACTAGGTCAACCATGGATACTATATTGGTGAGTCAGTGCATCCGTGAGAAGCTAGAATCTAGTTCCATGCCAGTGTGCGCTTCAGGTCTACCTTAGAACTCTCCGAACTCATTTTGAAATGTGAAAGGAGTTTTCTTGTGATTGCAATTTTAGCGTTAAAAGGCCTCATCATCCTGTGCATCTGTTGATCATGGAAGATGCATTTAATTTTTAGGGTTTAGATCCAACTTGATGATATATGCATGAATTAACAAACATTCATTTCCATTTCAAGTGTATTCACTCCCTGAAATTCGACAGTGGCTGCAATGAGTGATGATCCTATTCGGGAATGGATCCTTTCAGAAGGAAAGGCAACACAGATCAGAGGAATCTGTCCCATTGGTGGTGGGTGCATAAATCGTGCAACACGTTATGATACTGATGCCGGTTCCTTTTTTGTTAAAACGAACAggtatttgattatttttttccttGTCAAACATTGAACAGATTAGGTAGATGGTTGCTTAATATGGTGTTGTTAAATGTGATAGATGGCTTATACGGTATTGTTAAATATGATAGATGGTTGCTTATACATTATTGTTAAAAATCTAATCAGGAGTATTGGACCATCAATGTTTGAGGGAGAGGCATTGGGTTTAAATTCTATGTACGAAACAGGGTCAATCCGTGTACCAAAACCATATAAAGTAAGCATttcaattgtttttttttcttttgtcctgaaCTCTGTAGAGTATCCCCTCCTCTCCCtccagaaaagaaataaaaaagagtaAAGAAAGTTCACAAGTGTAACCTAGATGAGATTGTTGCATGCATTGTGTAGGTTGGATCTCTGCCGACAGGCGGCTCATACATCATAATGGAATTTATTGAGTTTGGTGCATCTAGAGGCAATCAGGTGAGAGTGACTTTTCATATTCTTTTCTCCATAATTACTTTGTTCTTCATGctttttttttggttaatttgaTAACAGCATTCAGATACTTTACCATTTACGgcttttcagtcagcattaggaagGAAGCTTGCTGAAATGCATAAAGCAGCAAAGTCTGAGAAGGGTTTTGGCTTTCATGTTGAGAATACTATTGGCAGGTATCATATCAAAACTCTTCCACAGTTATGAGGATGCATTTCACAAAAAACACTAGATGATGCATTGCGCACACACACTTATTTAAAGTTTAGCCATTCCACTGCTCTCTGTATAAATAGAAGGATTGTTAGTAGCATTTACTATaggtaaccaaaaaaaaaaagtgaaaggaGAAATATTTAATTTCATATCTAGTATTTGAAGTTGGAGTTTTCTCGTCATTCATGTTTCTTCATATATTAAAGTGTAATCTGATCGAAGATATAAATGGCTGAATGTTTGTGCATTTGTGTAGTACTCCGCAGATAAACACTTGGACCTCAGATTGGATCGAATTTTACGCGGAGCACAGATTGGGATACCAGCTGAAGTTGGCTCGAGAACAGTATGGGGATTCAACCATTTATGAGAGAGGTCTAAATCTTCATTTTATTGGGAAAGAAAATATTGActtcatttatggaatttgtctTTTTTGATCCCGGTAATATGCAATGGAATGTGTACCTCCTCCTTACTTCATTCTGAATTTAAAACTACTTCAGGCTTCATTTATTTTATGGAGAACTGCAATTTGGATCACTTACAGTAGTGACAGAATGGATTCTTGCTCCTTAGATTCATTCTAATGGCCAAATTAGCTTGCTGCCTTCTTTTCCAACACATAAACTGATGCTCCTGCTTATCTTTTAATCTGGCTTTGAAAGATTTATAATCACATCTCTCTTCACGTACTCATTCTAAGAAGTCCTGATAGAcaagtttaaagtttaagttgttTCATTCGGCGATGAGACAACATCGGGGAACATGGAATGATGGACAAATATCAAACTTCAAAGTACTTGAATATTATTGAATGTATCAAAGTCCAACATTTTGGTGATAATCTTCCTTCTCTGGACTTTGAGGCTTGGCAGTTTTACAACCGCGATTTAATCTGTAATTAAGTAAATACTTGTAAAGAGCACAAGGAGGTTCATATGGTCATTCAATATCTGACGTGTTTTatctattttgttttaataaatcTATTCTTAGGACAAAGGCTAGCAAAGAACCTGGGACCTTTATTCAAGAATGTTGTGATAGAGCCATGCTTGTTGCACGGAGACCTGTGGAGTGGGAATATCACATATGACAAGAATGGTGAACCTGTGATTCTTGACCCTGCATGTTATTGTAAGTCCTGGGTTCACAGTTTCAATATTATCAATCAAATGGTCGTTtttgcttttatcattcactgctTCGCATATGAAACATATCTCTTCTAGAACATTATATTATGTAATATCTGAGGCAAGAGTGGTTGGTGCAGTTTATATTGTGATGTGAACTCCTTATAGCTCATTATACTTTCACAACCTTATTTATCAGAGCCTAGAGCCTCCAACCTAACAGGTAATAGTAATAAAGATTGATACAGTAAGAGATGGAAGATCAGACAGCTAATGTAAATGTCCTGGATCCTGATAAATTTTGCAATATTTCTGCAATGAATGTAATGACAATTAGACAAGCAAACATTGAAATGTAGGATGCTACTATGAAGGTAAAGTATTtgcttttttttatataaataaatttctCAGAGGAAGCCAATATGAGATTCTCCAACCATCCCAATTGTCCAAATTGACTTTCAAAGTTCAAACTGGGCATTGGTCAAGGCTATTTAAAGAGGATTTCAGAAACTTCTATGGTGAAATGGCGAAGATGATAAGCTACACGAAAAAtactgtttatttttttaaattcctCAAATTGCTTAAATTTGTCTGAAAATGCCGACCAAAGTCCAGTTTAACTTTTTTGAAAACTTAATATGAACAAGAATTTTGTGAGGTGAGTTCATAAAGATGAAAAATTTCCATATGTTATCATCTTACTTCAGATTGGTTACTTCACCCCTATACTTGTAAACATTCAGTTAGGTTTAGTGTATACTGAAAGGTTGACACTTAAAAAATGATTATTGCCTCTTGGATTGTAGCAAACTTCATGTAAATTGGTTGCTTTATTCTCCGTTAGCCTCTTCTCTAGATGGGTAGTGAGTTCGATTTGCTTCTAGATATACAGCCTGGTTTATGTGATGCGTGTTAATGCCTAGTAATAGGACTTAAACCCCTTTCTGCCTCATTATTCTTTGCACCAATGTCATCCACACATTGCAATATAGATGGATAAGGAAATATACATAAGTTAGAAAGATCTCAGTGCAATATTTGTATCCTGGCAGTCAGGTGTTTGGTTTTAGGCGAATGAATTAATGGCTCCAGATGCACTAACATTATGAATTCTGTCTTCTTTAGATGGACATAGTGAAGCAGAATTTGGAATGTCATGGTGCGCCGGATTTGGAGGAGATTTTTACAAGGCTTATTTTCAGGTGCTGTAATTAATGATACGCATTTCATCAGCATTTAATATCCACGAGGACATACTGAAGAGGAGAAAAAGACATGTTTTGTTTATTTGCTGTTTTTCAGTAGATAATCGGTGATCTCAAATAACGAGTTAGTTTTAGCATTACTTTGGATTGTGTGATCCACCGTATTGGCATTTGAACCAGGTTGTCAACTTGCAACTTAATGGTGGTGTTTGTGTGACATTTGCTTCATGTTCTTGGTATTTACTCTCATTTGTTTCTCTGTATCTTTTGTTCAGGTGATGCCTGAACAACCCGGTTTTGAACAAAGGAGAGATTTGTACATGCTGTATCATTACCTAAATCACTATAACTTGTTTGGTTCTGGTTACCGCTCTTCTTCACTGTCCATTATTGATGACTATCTACGGATGCTCAATGTGTAGATACTAGTTTTTTCATTCTCTTCATTTTCTTGTACATGTAAAGCTTTGTCTTTCTCTAGCTACGACCATTTTGAATATACCCCTTCCTTCTTATAAATGAGGTATTCCAAAATAGGTTGTTGTATAATCAGTTTGAAGCTCCTAGAAATGTCAGTTCGTAAAGAGAGTATAAGTTCCTTTAGGCAGGAGCTAACATTTTTCATCTACTTCGAGTGAGTATATATTTTAAAAACTGAGAAAGAGAGTCATAAACTGGAAGTTGTTGAAGGCGAACTCTATTTCACCCAAGATATAGTTATCTGGTTTGTATAATATTAATAGGGTAAACAAGACatcaattctttctttttctgttttttcctATTTCTTGATGTATCCTGATTCTCTTCCGTCAAAGGGTGACTATTCTCAAAAACTTGAAAACAAAAAGGTTTAGCCCTTACGTCCTATGAAGTTTATGTTTTATCTACGAATGTATAGTTTATGCAATGTAATGTAAAAACTAACTACACAAACATCTACACTGAACAGGAGTTTATAACTTGAAAAGGTGGAGGGTTAGCCTATTGGATAGGTCAAATTACTCTCGAGGATAAACATTTTGACACTGTTATAAAATTAGTTACTTTTCTGTTTATCTGTCAGTTTAAAATTTTGATACACCTATTATTAGTAAGATTATTTGACAGCATTAATCATAAATGACTAAAATCACCCTTGTCTTAATGAGTAATTAATTTACCGACTataattttttaaagcaaattCTTTTTTGTCTAAATTGTCAAATATTAAAGACAGGAGAAAGTAGGAGAGAAATTAAAAAGGAGCCATATACATAAGATGTATCCATCAACTGAACACAAGTAGAGAAGGAACAGGAATTCATACCCCCTAAACCGCAGAAATAAAGAGACGCCCAACAGCATTTGTGTTAACAGTGAATCTAAAACACAAGACTTAGGATTGAGAATGGAGATGGAGATGGAGATGGCGTCAGAGACAGGAGCTTCCATTGCAGAGCTAATACAAGCACTGGACCAAGCAACCCTAATGGCTAAACAACTTACCACCACCTCTGATTCTTCCCAACTCCTCCAAATCTACTCTTCCCTTCACTCTGCTCACCACCACCTTTCCCTCTTCCTATCCtatcaccaccaccaccacccacccCCTCGACAACCCCATCTCCTCCCTATACCACCACCACCTCCGGTGCCTGAAAACTCTGTCTCCTCCGCCGTAGGCAGTGGCGATGAGAATGATACTGATGAACCTATGCAAGTGGGGGATGAGGAGGTTGATGATGTAAATGAAACAGAGCAGAATTCTGTTGATAGAGTTGAGGAGAGGATGAGGGGTTGTTTCATTCAGAATAAGAGACCCAAAAGACCCCTCTCGCCGGTTTCAGCTGCGGCGGTTGCAGCTGAGCAGCAGCGGCGGAGCTACGACAATGACGGCGGCCCCCCTGCTCTGGAATTTGATCCTCATGGGACTAGGTTGAGGTCCCTGGACCTTATTTATCAGTTTCATTCTTGAATAAACTGTGTAGAGAATTTGAATATTTTGAGACTATAGTTACTTCTTAGAGTGGATAAATTATTGTTTATTCTGAATGTATTTTCATGATTTCGATTGAAATAATCTGTACCATTTTCCGCCAGTTGGATTATGAATTGATTTTTGCTTCTTGATTTCATTGCA
It encodes the following:
- the LOC107796844 gene encoding uncharacterized protein LOC107796844; its protein translation is MEMEMEMASETGASIAELIQALDQATLMAKQLTTTSDSSQLLQIYSSLHSAHHHLSLFLSYHHHHHPPPRQPHLLPIPPPPPVPENSVSSAVGSGDENDTDEPMQVGDEEVDDVNETEQNSVDRVEERMRGCFIQNKRPKRPLSPVSAAAVAAEQQRRSYDNDGGPPALEFDPHGTRLRSLDLIYQFHS